The genomic interval ACCTGTCGCATCGCCCAGCATAAACAGTGCGCTGGTTTCGTTCAGCGGAACGCCGTCGTACATGTCGCCGCCCGTTTCGTCAGCCGCCCGGTTCCAGCCGGCGATATCAAAATCCGGCAGCGACGGTAGTGACTTTGGCAGGGCGTCCTGCTGTATCTCGCGTGCTATAGCGAGGTCGCGATCGCGTTTTTCCTTTTCCAGCCGGTCGCTCATCCACTGGGCTCGCTGCAAAGCTACCGCGCACTGCGCCGCAAAAATTTCGCCGACACGTTCGTGCTCCGGCTGGAACACGCCATCGATGCGGTTGAGCAGCTGCAGTACGCCGACCAGCGAATCATCGAGGCCGACCAGCGGCAGCGTAATCATGCAGCGCGAGCGATAGCCGGTTTTACGGTCGATTTCCTGGTTAAAGCGCTCGTCGGCATAGCAATCGGGTACGTTGATGATTTTTCGCTCACGTGCGCACTCGCCGACGATGCCGGTCTCGATCGAGACGCGGATGTCCTGTTTGCCGGTGGCGACGCGCGAAACCAGCTCGTTGTCGTCGCGGTCGTACAGGAATACCGTGCCGCGGTCAGCGTGCAGCACCTCGCGCGCCAGGCGCACGACGCGTTCCAGTACATTGTCGAGGTTGCCTTCGCTGCTCAGCTGCTTTGACAGCTCGAGTACCTGCCACAGCTGTTCGGCGCTGACGTCTTCGGGGCGATCGCTCATCGCCAACCAGTGTAGGAGCG from Gammaproteobacteria bacterium carries:
- a CDS encoding SpoIIE family protein phosphatase, which codes for MSDRPEDVSAEQLWQVLELSKQLSSEGNLDNVLERVVRLAREVLHADRGTVFLYDRDDNELVSRVATGKQDIRVSIETGIVGECARERKIINVPDCYADERFNQEIDRKTGYRSRCMITLPLVGLDDSLVGVLQLLNRIDGVFQPEHERVGEIFAAQCAVALQRAQWMSDRLEKEKRDRDLAIAREIQQDALPKSLPSLPDFDIAGWNRAADETGGDMYDGVPLNETSALFMLGDATGHGIGPALSVTQVRSMVHMAVRLKANLDHTIAEMNAQLCDDLAENRFVTAFLGILCADNHTLNYHSTGQGPLLLFRGDDAQTLEPSTMPLGVIDGMPLRHPQPIIFEPGDFFVVMSDGFFEYARPDGEEFGNDRVIACLARNRQKSCQEMVHE